One window from the genome of Streptomyces sp. NBC_01476 encodes:
- a CDS encoding vitamin K epoxide reductase family protein — MTTSALDETRTGGEPDQRPADGIAAGRAFTWLLLICGALGLLASFVITDDKFKLLQAKVDGKTYTPACSLNPIISCSNIMQSDQAHAFGFPNPIIGLAAYPVMICIAMGVLAGARFRPWFWLGLQAGGLFGVVFVSWLQYQSLYSIGSLCLWCSLAWVVTIATFWYTFVHNVKHDIIRIPRAARSLVLEFHWVVPVLWYGIIATLILTRWWAYWQTLV; from the coding sequence ATGACGACTTCCGCTCTTGATGAGACGCGTACCGGCGGCGAACCGGACCAGCGTCCTGCCGACGGCATCGCCGCGGGACGAGCGTTCACCTGGCTGCTGCTCATCTGCGGAGCACTCGGCCTGCTCGCGTCCTTCGTCATCACGGACGACAAGTTCAAGCTGCTGCAGGCCAAGGTCGACGGCAAGACGTACACCCCCGCGTGCAGCCTGAACCCGATCATCTCCTGCAGCAACATCATGCAGAGCGACCAGGCGCACGCCTTCGGCTTCCCGAACCCGATCATCGGGCTGGCCGCGTACCCCGTGATGATCTGCATCGCCATGGGCGTCCTCGCCGGTGCCCGGTTCCGCCCCTGGTTCTGGCTCGGCCTCCAGGCCGGCGGCCTGTTCGGTGTGGTCTTCGTCTCCTGGCTCCAGTACCAGTCGCTCTACAGCATCGGCTCGCTCTGCCTGTGGTGCAGCCTGGCCTGGGTCGTCACCATCGCCACCTTCTGGTACACGTTCGTGCACAACGTCAAGCACGACATCATCCGCATCCCGCGGGCGGCCCGCTCGCTGGTGCTGGAGTTCCACTGGGTCGTGCCGGTGCTCTGGTACGGCATCATCGCCACGCTGATCCTGACCCGCTGGTGGGCGTACTGGCAGACGCTGGTCTGA
- the hisS gene encoding histidine--tRNA ligase, which yields MTTFQAPKGTYDLLPPASATYLAVREAIAAPARRAGYGYVETPGFENVELFSRGVGESTDIVTKEMFTLTTKGGTELALRPEGTASVLRAALQANLHKTGNLPVKLWYSGSYYRYERPQAGRYRHFSQVGAEAIGAEDPVLDAELIILAVDAYRSLGLRNFRLLLNSLGDKECRPAYRAALQEYLRRLDLDEDTRKRIEINPLRVLDDKRESVQRQLAGAPLISDHLCEACKAYHEQVRELLTEAGVAYEDDPRLVRGLDYYTRTTFEFVHDGLGSQSAVGGGGRYDGLSEMIGGPSLPSVGWALGVDRTVLALQAEGVELALPAVTDVYAVPLGEEARRALFTAVTALRRAGVAADFAFGGKGLKNAMKSANRSGARFALVAGERDLAEGVVQLKDLETGEQGPVALDEVVTTVKERLA from the coding sequence GTGACCACGTTCCAGGCCCCCAAGGGCACCTACGATCTGCTGCCGCCCGCCTCCGCGACGTACCTCGCGGTGCGCGAGGCGATCGCCGCACCCGCCCGCCGGGCGGGCTACGGCTATGTCGAGACCCCCGGATTCGAGAACGTCGAACTCTTCTCCCGCGGTGTCGGCGAGTCCACCGACATCGTCACCAAGGAGATGTTCACCCTCACCACCAAGGGCGGCACCGAGCTGGCCCTGCGCCCCGAAGGCACCGCCTCGGTGCTGCGGGCGGCCCTGCAGGCCAATCTGCACAAGACCGGCAACCTGCCGGTCAAGCTCTGGTACTCCGGCTCCTACTACCGCTACGAGCGCCCGCAGGCCGGCCGCTACCGGCACTTCTCCCAGGTCGGCGCCGAGGCGATCGGCGCCGAGGACCCGGTGCTCGATGCCGAGCTGATCATCCTGGCGGTGGACGCCTACCGCTCGCTGGGCCTGCGGAACTTCCGGCTGCTGCTCAACTCGCTCGGCGACAAGGAGTGCCGGCCGGCCTACCGCGCCGCCCTCCAGGAGTACCTGCGACGGCTCGACCTCGACGAGGACACCCGCAAGCGGATCGAGATCAACCCGCTGCGTGTGCTGGACGACAAGCGTGAGTCCGTCCAGCGTCAACTCGCCGGCGCCCCGCTCATCAGTGATCACCTGTGCGAGGCGTGCAAGGCGTACCACGAGCAGGTACGCGAACTGCTGACCGAGGCCGGCGTCGCCTACGAGGACGACCCGCGGCTGGTGCGCGGCCTGGACTACTACACCCGGACCACCTTCGAGTTCGTGCACGACGGGCTCGGCTCGCAGTCCGCGGTCGGCGGCGGCGGCCGGTACGACGGCCTCTCCGAGATGATCGGCGGCCCGTCACTGCCCTCGGTCGGCTGGGCGCTTGGCGTGGACCGCACCGTGCTCGCGCTCCAGGCGGAGGGTGTCGAACTGGCACTTCCCGCGGTCACCGACGTCTACGCGGTACCGCTCGGCGAGGAGGCCAGGCGGGCGCTGTTCACCGCGGTCACCGCGCTGCGCAGGGCCGGGGTCGCGGCGGACTTCGCCTTCGGCGGCAAGGGCCTGAAGAACGCGATGAAATCGGCCAACCGGTCCGGCGCCCGCTTCGCGCTGGTCGCCGGTGAGCGGGACCTGGCCGAGGGGGTCGTGCAGCTGAAGGACCTGGAGACCGGCGAGCAGGGGCCGGTGGCGCTCGATGAGGTCGTCACCACGGTCAAGGAACGTCTGGCCTGA
- a CDS encoding peptidylprolyl isomerase has translation MVTKDQRRRQLAREKFERQQQRRVQLRQKSRIRNAIIAAVAVVVIAGVGGAWIGGAFDSDGKKTDAAAKAATPSASAPATTAAPVKDPCSKPAAGSPGKQQWKTAPALSIDKSAKYTFTLQTTCGSIPIALNAAKAPQTTNSFDFLAGKGYFDHTKCHRLTTTGIYVLQCGDPTGQGSGGPGYTIPDENLTGLGKAGADGSVNYKAGTVAMANTGQPHTGGSQFFLVYKDSPLPPSYTPFGTISPDGLKVLAKIAGAGENSGQGDGAPNATVVINKATVTKS, from the coding sequence GTGGTCACCAAGGACCAGCGGCGGCGGCAGCTCGCCCGGGAGAAGTTCGAGCGTCAGCAGCAGCGCAGGGTGCAGTTGCGGCAGAAGTCGCGGATCCGCAATGCGATCATCGCCGCGGTTGCCGTGGTCGTCATCGCCGGTGTCGGCGGTGCCTGGATCGGCGGCGCCTTCGACAGCGACGGCAAGAAGACCGACGCGGCCGCGAAGGCCGCGACGCCGTCGGCCTCCGCGCCCGCCACCACCGCCGCGCCGGTCAAGGACCCGTGCAGCAAGCCGGCCGCCGGTTCGCCGGGCAAGCAGCAGTGGAAGACCGCGCCGGCGCTGTCGATCGACAAGAGCGCGAAGTACACCTTCACCCTGCAGACCACCTGCGGCAGCATCCCGATCGCGCTGAACGCGGCGAAGGCCCCGCAGACCACCAACTCCTTCGACTTCCTGGCCGGCAAGGGCTACTTCGACCACACCAAGTGCCACCGGCTCACCACGACCGGCATCTACGTGCTGCAGTGCGGTGACCCGACCGGCCAGGGCAGCGGCGGCCCGGGGTACACCATCCCGGACGAGAACCTGACCGGACTCGGCAAGGCCGGCGCCGACGGCAGCGTGAACTACAAGGCGGGCACCGTGGCGATGGCCAACACCGGCCAGCCGCACACCGGCGGCAGCCAGTTCTTCCTGGTCTACAAGGACAGCCCGCTGCCGCCGAGCTACACCCCGTTCGGCACGATCAGCCCGGACGGCCTGAAGGTGCTCGCCAAGATCGCCGGCGCCGGTGAGAACTCCGGCCAGGGCGACGGTGCGCCGAACGCCACCGTGGTGATCAACAAGGCCACCGTCACCAAGTCCTGA
- a CDS encoding MBL fold metallo-hydrolase, with product MLIAGFPAGAWGTNCYVVAPAAGEECVIIDPGHLAAQGVEDTLAKHRLKPVAVILSHGHIDHVASVVPVCGARGIPAWIHPEDRFMLSDPEKALGRAFGAQLLGELTVGEPDDLRELTDGAGLPLAGLEFSVAHAPGHTRGSVTFRLPETAGIPSVLFSGDLLFAGSVGRTDLPGGSTAELHESLARVCLPLDDSTVVLSGHGPQTTIGRERATNPYLGEAARGHGAGDPAPRRGL from the coding sequence GTGCTCATTGCCGGGTTCCCCGCCGGGGCCTGGGGCACCAACTGCTACGTGGTCGCCCCCGCCGCCGGTGAGGAGTGCGTGATCATCGACCCGGGCCACCTCGCGGCCCAGGGCGTCGAGGACACACTCGCCAAGCACCGGCTCAAGCCTGTCGCCGTCATCCTCAGCCACGGTCACATCGACCATGTCGCCTCCGTCGTACCGGTCTGCGGGGCGCGGGGCATTCCGGCCTGGATCCACCCCGAGGACCGCTTCATGCTCAGCGACCCGGAGAAGGCGCTCGGCCGCGCGTTCGGCGCGCAGCTGCTGGGCGAGCTGACCGTCGGCGAGCCGGACGACCTCAGGGAACTGACCGACGGCGCCGGCCTGCCGCTGGCCGGCCTGGAGTTCTCCGTCGCGCACGCGCCCGGCCATACCAGGGGGTCGGTGACGTTCAGGCTGCCCGAGACCGCCGGCATCCCGTCGGTGCTCTTCTCCGGTGACCTGCTCTTCGCCGGCTCCGTCGGACGCACCGACCTGCCCGGCGGCTCCACGGCCGAGCTCCACGAGTCGCTGGCCCGGGTGTGCCTGCCGCTCGACGACTCGACCGTGGTGCTCTCCGGCCACGGCCCCCAGACGACCATCGGCCGCGAGCGTGCCACCAACCCCTACCTGGGCGAGGCGGCCCGCGGCCACGGCGCCGGCGACCCGGCTCCGCGACGAGGATTGTGA